One genomic region from Spirosoma sp. KCTC 42546 encodes:
- a CDS encoding GDSL-type esterase/lipase family protein, with product MKLLILLFLALSLGANAQQADSVTYLANIKQELTIQWPKNRTINLVFHGHSVPAGFWHDHEVHTLESYPNLLLAKLKKQYPYAVINVIVTAIGGENAIKGQTRFEQDVLVHKPDVLFIDYALNDRFSDIGKVKEAWSSMIQSALAHNIPVILLTPSPDQRLNILDAQNPLEPHVQQIHQLAEQYHIGLADPYPRFKQIAKRGELTNYMSHVNHPNKAGHEIIADEILKWFTK from the coding sequence ATGAAGCTACTTATCCTCTTATTTCTGGCCTTATCGTTGGGGGCAAATGCCCAGCAGGCCGATTCAGTAACCTATTTAGCCAACATCAAACAGGAACTCACCATACAATGGCCGAAAAACCGAACCATTAATCTTGTGTTTCATGGGCATTCGGTACCGGCGGGTTTCTGGCATGATCATGAAGTCCATACGCTGGAATCATATCCGAATCTGCTGCTGGCCAAACTGAAAAAACAGTATCCGTATGCCGTTATCAATGTGATTGTTACAGCTATTGGCGGAGAGAATGCCATCAAAGGCCAAACGCGCTTTGAGCAGGATGTGCTCGTCCATAAACCCGATGTGTTGTTTATCGATTACGCTCTGAACGACCGGTTTTCGGATATTGGCAAAGTGAAAGAAGCCTGGTCGAGTATGATACAATCGGCGCTGGCCCATAACATACCGGTTATTTTACTAACCCCCTCCCCCGATCAACGCCTGAATATTCTGGATGCCCAAAATCCACTGGAGCCCCATGTGCAACAGATCCATCAACTGGCCGAACAGTATCACATTGGCTTAGCCGACCCTTATCCCCGGTTTAAGCAGATTGCGAAACGGGGTGAGTTGACCAACTACATGTCGCACGTGAACCACCCCAACAAAGCAGGTCACGAGATCATTGCCGACGAGATTCTGAAGTGGTTTACGAAGTAA
- a CDS encoding alpha/beta hydrolase has product MKKHVWYLLLVLISTVSLGQSSQVIADDPTHIRDVIYGHKFGTALTMDVLKPAKPNGIGVIFVLSGGWHSDISMIEKRRKHFHYFTDRGQTVFLVIHGSAPKFQVNEVIQDAHRAVRFIRFHAAEYNVNPNRLGISGMSSGGHISLSIGTGVGRAVPSDTLQTANLADSVDRISSRVQAVACFFPPADLVNFGHAGRLFVECDTVRRFWPQFGVDGKSRAEKLIIMQKLSPYNAISNDDPPTLVLHGTVDPLIPLEQSERFIAQLKKAGVPAQLIIHQGGAHGWDETWESDLGVLADWFEKYLGANQK; this is encoded by the coding sequence ATGAAAAAGCATGTGTGGTATCTGCTGCTAGTGTTGATTTCGACGGTTTCATTGGGGCAGTCGAGCCAGGTGATTGCTGATGACCCAACCCACATTCGGGATGTTATTTATGGCCATAAGTTTGGCACAGCGCTGACGATGGATGTGCTGAAGCCTGCTAAACCCAACGGCATTGGCGTCATTTTCGTACTCAGTGGTGGCTGGCACTCCGACATCAGTATGATTGAAAAGCGACGAAAACACTTCCATTATTTCACCGATCGGGGCCAAACCGTATTTCTGGTCATTCATGGATCGGCACCGAAATTCCAGGTCAATGAAGTTATTCAGGATGCACACCGGGCCGTACGATTCATTCGATTCCATGCTGCCGAATACAACGTTAATCCAAACCGATTGGGGATATCAGGCATGAGTTCTGGCGGCCATATTTCTCTATCAATAGGAACGGGTGTAGGTCGAGCTGTTCCATCAGACACGCTTCAAACGGCGAATCTTGCCGATTCTGTTGATCGGATTTCCAGTCGGGTACAAGCGGTAGCCTGTTTCTTCCCGCCTGCCGATTTGGTTAATTTTGGACACGCTGGAAGGCTCTTTGTCGAATGCGACACCGTACGGCGGTTCTGGCCGCAGTTTGGGGTTGACGGCAAATCGCGGGCGGAGAAGTTAATTATCATGCAGAAACTTTCACCGTATAACGCGATTTCTAATGATGATCCGCCAACGCTGGTGCTGCACGGAACGGTAGACCCACTTATACCCCTTGAACAATCAGAACGGTTCATTGCCCAACTTAAGAAAGCGGGTGTACCCGCTCAGTTGATCATCCACCAGGGTGGTGCTCACGGCTGGGATGAAACCTGGGAATCGGATTTGGGCGTATTGGCCGATTGGTTTGAGAAGTATCTTGGTGCAAACCAAAAATGA
- a CDS encoding glycosyl hydrolase, whose protein sequence is MKLISSLIGLGLAVAMVSFQNTKPETDTYITLQEGFKNPPIHARPKVYWWWLNGYVDTVRLKEELRSIKNAGLGGVDIFEIGLPPASDPNQIIPAGPAFMSDASVKTIHMAIREAGKLGLEVGLNLASSWNAGGSWVKPQHAAKTLYFSKVTVNGSSQSTVRLPFPTIPPDKQGKARPIAYGPDGKPAYHEEVAVIALPADQQAQLDTTKVINVSAFFDSKKEELTWKAPAGEWDVYRYICSNSGEQLIRPTPNSVGPIIDHFDSTATRMHVMYFIDRLKPHIGDFRKSALKNLYLASYEAKEFTWTPTLPAAFKKLHGYDLYKFLPAIYNPEQYQPELAKSFQFDFDKTLSELMINNHYRKAKEICNSYGLQIISESGGPGHLHHIPVETLKALGSLDVPRGEYWYNRTFFLENDKDSLVDMIYLVKEIAAASHIYKRGLVEEESFTSYWDWQEGPSDLKPLADRAFCEGMNRLVIHGFPHNPTEMGHPGIAYFAGTHYNDRNTWWPKVKPFNDYLGRISYILQKADFVADVLHYYGDNVPNLIPPKNTRFVVGPGYDYEVINTEVLLRDLTVEKGEWVLPGVGRYKVLSIGNEGRIPAEARAKLKKLAAQGAKLVDQQPALPALTALRISPDFSYPDQKADQRFTPLDYIHYQRDGLDFYLIRNTTSQWVSKTCQFRQQGKTPEIWDPISGDVLSITKVKQENGRIQIPISLPPYGAYFVVFGKPLSAPKTAAGFVAPETLKPVMRLDGPWKLTFPTNWGAPESATFPNLISWTESDQKGIRYFSGTATYHKGFQYKPVSGTPKDRVYLDLGELTNVGEVWLNNKPLGIVWTPPYRFDVTNVIKPGANTLRIDVANTWSNRLTGDAITGEKYTKTNITKANKNLVPWEKLPLIKSGLLGPVTIATTKTTN, encoded by the coding sequence ATGAAACTCATTTCCTCCCTGATCGGGCTTGGGCTAGCGGTCGCTATGGTTTCGTTTCAGAACACGAAGCCTGAGACCGACACCTACATAACCCTACAAGAAGGGTTCAAAAATCCACCCATCCACGCCCGCCCCAAAGTGTATTGGTGGTGGCTGAATGGCTATGTCGATACCGTTCGGTTGAAGGAAGAATTGAGGTCTATCAAAAATGCTGGATTAGGCGGAGTCGATATTTTTGAAATCGGACTGCCACCCGCCAGCGATCCCAATCAGATTATTCCAGCAGGCCCAGCCTTCATGAGCGATGCGTCCGTAAAAACGATTCATATGGCTATTCGGGAAGCGGGCAAACTAGGGCTGGAAGTAGGCCTGAATTTAGCCAGTAGCTGGAATGCCGGAGGAAGCTGGGTAAAACCACAGCACGCGGCCAAAACACTTTATTTCTCTAAAGTGACGGTCAATGGTTCCAGCCAATCGACCGTTCGGCTACCGTTTCCAACAATTCCGCCCGATAAGCAGGGAAAGGCGCGCCCTATTGCCTACGGCCCGGATGGAAAACCGGCTTACCATGAAGAAGTGGCCGTTATTGCCCTTCCGGCGGATCAACAAGCGCAGCTCGATACCACCAAAGTCATCAATGTATCGGCCTTTTTTGACTCAAAAAAAGAAGAATTAACCTGGAAGGCACCAGCGGGAGAATGGGACGTTTACCGCTATATCTGCTCCAATTCGGGCGAGCAATTGATTCGACCAACGCCTAATTCGGTCGGCCCCATCATCGACCATTTTGATTCGACGGCCACGCGTATGCACGTCATGTATTTCATTGACCGACTGAAACCGCACATCGGCGATTTTCGAAAAAGTGCGCTCAAAAATTTGTACCTGGCCAGCTACGAAGCCAAAGAATTTACCTGGACGCCTACCCTACCCGCTGCGTTCAAAAAACTGCACGGCTACGATCTCTATAAATTTCTACCCGCCATTTACAACCCGGAACAGTATCAACCGGAACTCGCCAAAAGCTTTCAATTTGACTTCGACAAAACCCTGTCTGAGTTGATGATTAACAACCATTACCGAAAGGCGAAGGAAATCTGCAACAGCTACGGATTGCAGATCATTTCTGAATCGGGTGGGCCGGGCCATCTGCACCACATTCCGGTCGAAACGCTGAAGGCGCTGGGTTCGTTGGACGTGCCGCGCGGGGAATATTGGTACAACCGCACGTTCTTTCTGGAAAACGACAAAGACAGTCTGGTCGACATGATTTATCTAGTGAAAGAGATTGCAGCCGCTTCGCACATTTACAAGCGTGGGCTAGTCGAAGAAGAGTCATTTACCAGCTACTGGGATTGGCAGGAAGGCCCGTCGGATTTGAAACCCCTCGCCGACCGGGCGTTCTGCGAAGGTATGAACCGACTGGTTATTCACGGATTTCCGCACAACCCGACCGAGATGGGGCACCCCGGCATCGCATATTTTGCCGGTACGCATTATAACGACCGGAATACCTGGTGGCCTAAAGTCAAGCCCTTTAATGACTACCTCGGCCGCATTTCATACATCCTGCAAAAAGCTGATTTTGTGGCCGATGTGCTTCACTATTACGGTGACAATGTGCCGAACCTGATTCCACCTAAAAACACCCGGTTTGTAGTCGGGCCAGGTTATGATTACGAAGTAATTAATACGGAAGTTCTGCTACGGGATTTAACCGTCGAAAAGGGCGAATGGGTCTTGCCGGGCGTTGGTCGTTATAAGGTATTGAGCATTGGCAACGAGGGACGGATACCCGCCGAAGCCCGCGCCAAACTAAAAAAACTGGCCGCACAGGGAGCCAAACTGGTCGATCAACAACCAGCGTTGCCAGCCCTAACGGCTCTACGCATTTCCCCCGACTTCAGCTACCCTGATCAGAAAGCCGATCAGCGGTTTACACCACTGGACTATATTCATTATCAGCGCGATGGCCTGGATTTTTACCTCATTCGAAACACCACCAGTCAGTGGGTGTCAAAAACCTGCCAGTTCCGTCAACAGGGGAAAACGCCTGAAATCTGGGATCCTATTTCGGGCGACGTATTATCAATAACCAAGGTTAAACAGGAGAATGGTCGCATTCAGATACCGATTTCGCTACCGCCTTACGGTGCCTATTTTGTAGTATTCGGCAAGCCATTGTCAGCCCCTAAGACCGCTGCTGGCTTTGTCGCTCCCGAAACCCTGAAGCCCGTCATGCGTCTGGATGGGCCCTGGAAGCTCACGTTTCCAACCAATTGGGGAGCGCCCGAATCGGCTACCTTTCCCAACCTGATTTCCTGGACGGAATCGGATCAAAAAGGCATTCGGTATTTCTCCGGAACGGCTACTTATCACAAGGGTTTTCAATACAAACCGGTTTCTGGTACGCCCAAAGATCGGGTCTATCTTGATTTGGGAGAACTGACGAACGTGGGCGAGGTCTGGTTAAATAACAAGCCATTAGGTATTGTCTGGACACCTCCTTACCGCTTCGACGTCACCAATGTCATCAAACCGGGGGCCAATACGCTTCGCATCGACGTGGCGAATACCTGGTCGAATCGCTTAACGGGTGATGCCATAACGGGCGAAAAATACACCAAAACGAATATTACCAAAGCCAACAAAAACCTGGTTCCGTGGGAGAAATTACCCTTGATTAAGTCAGGTTTGCTGGGACCCGTTACGATTGCAACGACAAAAACCACGAATTGA
- a CDS encoding RagB/SusD family nutrient uptake outer membrane protein: MKKKLLAILFLTATLTSCQDFLNLKPAYQISDQSFYQNQNDFETALVGVYSTFRGLYSGSVVHYIGELTTDNTEIQWSSPSADEMQLDQNAVTATNAFTRSAWNTCLYTISQSSNILNRIDAVNFDQTTKNRIKGEAQFLRAFSYFYLVRMFGNVPIATQTFTSPAQVSAADLTLKPKEEAYKLILADLTSAETLLPATVVTDKTKASQMTVKALLGKVYLTQQNYDLAATKLKEVIDSKQYSLVPDYKTLSTNGNTNLAETLLEIDYLSGQTLGNNYSSLFTPAITSMAIFPNNSQGSGRIVPTLDVIKAYETGDARKSISVNDSVTLIGGKKSYSRYGLKFVDFKAVDPSDGSVSFTILRFADVLLMYAEVLNEQGKTTDALPYINQVRQRAKLPALADLSQADLRLAIERERRVELLYEGHRWFDLVRTGRAQTVLNAHYASQKLNFSVQDFELLFPIPQAEIDLNPKLKQNTGY, from the coding sequence ATGAAAAAGAAATTATTGGCCATACTCTTTCTGACGGCCACCTTAACCTCCTGCCAGGATTTTCTGAATCTGAAGCCGGCTTACCAGATCAGTGATCAGAGTTTTTATCAGAATCAAAATGATTTTGAAACGGCTTTAGTTGGCGTGTACAGCACCTTTCGGGGTTTGTACAGCGGTAGCGTCGTTCACTACATTGGCGAATTGACGACCGACAATACCGAAATCCAGTGGTCGTCGCCCTCGGCTGATGAGATGCAGCTGGATCAAAATGCAGTAACGGCAACGAACGCTTTTACCAGATCGGCCTGGAATACCTGTTTGTATACCATCTCGCAGTCCAGCAATATTCTGAACCGGATCGATGCGGTTAACTTCGACCAGACCACCAAGAACCGAATCAAAGGCGAAGCGCAGTTTTTGCGGGCGTTCAGTTATTTCTATCTGGTTCGTATGTTCGGGAATGTGCCGATTGCGACCCAAACCTTCACCAGCCCGGCTCAGGTATCGGCCGCCGATTTAACACTGAAGCCCAAAGAAGAAGCCTATAAATTGATCCTTGCCGATTTAACCAGCGCCGAAACGCTCTTGCCTGCTACGGTAGTTACGGATAAAACCAAGGCTTCGCAGATGACGGTGAAAGCGCTGCTGGGCAAGGTTTATCTGACGCAGCAGAATTACGACCTGGCCGCTACAAAGCTGAAAGAAGTAATCGATTCCAAACAGTATTCGTTAGTGCCTGACTATAAAACACTGTCGACCAATGGCAATACGAATCTCGCCGAGACTCTACTGGAAATCGACTATTTATCAGGGCAAACCCTGGGCAACAATTACTCGTCGTTGTTCACACCCGCGATCACGAGCATGGCTATCTTCCCAAACAATTCGCAGGGATCGGGCCGTATTGTGCCGACGCTGGATGTAATCAAAGCCTACGAAACCGGTGATGCCCGTAAATCTATCTCCGTCAACGATTCGGTAACGTTGATTGGCGGCAAGAAATCATACAGTCGCTACGGCTTGAAGTTTGTCGATTTTAAAGCCGTTGATCCCAGTGATGGCAGTGTTTCATTCACCATTCTTCGGTTTGCCGACGTATTACTCATGTACGCCGAAGTCCTGAACGAGCAAGGTAAAACCACGGATGCACTGCCTTACATCAATCAGGTTCGTCAACGGGCTAAATTACCCGCCTTAGCTGACCTTTCACAAGCGGATCTGCGATTAGCTATTGAACGTGAACGACGGGTTGAATTACTGTACGAAGGCCATCGGTGGTTCGATCTGGTCAGAACCGGGCGGGCCCAGACCGTACTGAATGCACATTATGCCAGTCAGAAACTTAACTTTTCGGTGCAGGATTTCGAGCTGTTGTTCCCGATTCCGCAGGCGGAGATCGACTTGAATCCAAAGCTGAAGCAGAATACGGGGTATTGA
- a CDS encoding TonB-dependent receptor, translating to MNYFLFYRLRLLVIGSMLSVLSIVHDVSAQSTKGLVSGKITASEDGEALVGATVTEKGTTNGTTTDVNGNFKLNVASNATLVISFIGYAPQELSVANRTSFNIALKTDQQQLQDVVVVGYGTQRKKDLTGSIVNLTSKDLVPVPSATSVDQMMQGKVAGVQITQTSGAPGGNVNVIVRGISSITGGNSPLYVVDGYAIGTGGGGSDLSTFASNSYSASGLASSSSTNRINPLSIINPSDIESIQVLKDASATAIYGSRGSNGVIIITTKRGKLGKPTISFEHSTGVQELARKMKLLTPRQYAEFVAEGRDNAWVFAGGKASDPNSVRSTATQVKPEFRNPGQFADAGYGTDWQDVIFRKGMVQNYQLSASGTSKDVSYYVSGGFFNQKGIIIGSDFSKFTLRTNIDAQLTSRLKIGASFSGAHSYGDFARAEGHLQYRGLISAALASDPTIPVTNPDGTPYSEFSSPTGIPVENPLVIAAEFSDKRNNTNVFTNNYLQFELAPGLILKTSVGVNYSNNVTRLWKSSKVGLATSRTGAATAASTEIKSLNWLNENTINYRHKFGGKHDIDALVGYTIQKNSDEILQAGATGFSTDYVPYLAAGTVSTGTNYISEWAIMSWLARVNYTYAGKYLLTATIRQDGSSRFGAKNRWGTFPSLSAAYRLSDEPFMKSASFISDLKIRASFGVSGNNLIPNYATQGLLGVARTVSNGQIVSGIVPTSLANDQLTWEQSVQSNIGVDLSLFSNRLSFTVDAYQAYKKNLLLNVTLPSASGFGSSVQNIGEVENKGLELTINSQNIGKGPFQWNTDFNISWNRNKVLALNSDAARIVTSDYQVAQVGYPISSFRLLNILGVFQTQEEISKSPIQNPRVQPGDYKYQDADGNGTINTSDKTIVGNPWPKFTWGLGNRFSYKNFALSVSLNGTYGNQVYFQGGEVNLNGAGVQNQLAVMADRWKSPESPGAGLYSRAIRNDYAFGFSAGTTKYLFDGSFTRIRDVNLSYTFPATTISKLKLQALSVYADVTNLYTFTKYPGYDPEGSTGGDNLAKSGVDFFSYPNPRTYTLGLRVTF from the coding sequence ATGAACTATTTTTTATTTTATCGGCTGCGACTCCTTGTGATTGGCAGCATGTTAAGCGTATTGTCTATCGTACATGATGTGTCTGCCCAATCGACCAAAGGGTTGGTGAGCGGCAAAATCACGGCTTCTGAAGATGGTGAAGCATTAGTTGGCGCAACGGTTACCGAGAAAGGAACCACAAACGGCACCACGACGGATGTGAATGGGAATTTCAAGCTGAATGTAGCATCGAATGCAACGCTGGTGATCAGCTTCATCGGGTATGCGCCCCAGGAGCTTTCCGTTGCGAACAGGACCAGTTTCAACATTGCCCTGAAAACCGATCAGCAGCAATTGCAGGATGTGGTCGTAGTGGGTTATGGTACCCAGCGCAAAAAAGACCTAACAGGCTCTATTGTTAACCTGACCAGCAAAGACCTGGTGCCGGTGCCCTCCGCAACCAGTGTCGATCAGATGATGCAGGGAAAAGTGGCTGGTGTACAGATTACCCAGACCTCGGGCGCGCCAGGTGGCAATGTCAACGTGATTGTTCGGGGGATTAGCTCCATTACGGGTGGCAACTCGCCATTGTATGTGGTGGATGGGTACGCGATTGGCACGGGTGGTGGCGGTTCTGACCTGAGCACCTTTGCGTCGAACTCATATTCAGCGAGCGGTCTGGCCAGTAGCAGTTCCACCAACCGGATCAATCCGCTCAGTATCATAAATCCCTCGGATATTGAATCGATTCAGGTGTTGAAAGATGCATCGGCAACGGCTATCTATGGGTCGCGGGGTTCCAACGGGGTCATTATCATCACCACGAAACGGGGTAAATTGGGCAAGCCGACCATTAGCTTCGAGCACTCGACAGGCGTGCAGGAGTTAGCCCGAAAAATGAAGTTGCTGACACCCCGCCAGTATGCCGAATTCGTGGCCGAAGGGCGCGACAACGCCTGGGTATTTGCGGGTGGCAAAGCCTCTGACCCCAACAGTGTTCGCAGTACAGCTACGCAGGTGAAACCCGAATTCCGAAATCCAGGCCAGTTTGCCGATGCAGGCTACGGCACCGATTGGCAGGATGTGATCTTCCGAAAAGGAATGGTTCAGAACTATCAGCTGTCGGCTAGCGGGACCAGCAAGGATGTGAGCTACTATGTATCCGGCGGCTTTTTCAATCAGAAAGGGATCATCATTGGCTCTGACTTCAGTAAATTCACGCTTCGCACCAATATTGACGCGCAACTCACCTCCCGTCTGAAAATTGGAGCCTCATTTTCCGGCGCGCACTCTTATGGTGATTTTGCCCGAGCCGAAGGTCACCTGCAATACCGGGGCTTAATCTCGGCGGCTCTGGCCAGCGACCCAACGATTCCGGTGACGAATCCTGATGGAACGCCTTATTCCGAGTTCTCCAGCCCAACAGGTATCCCGGTCGAAAATCCACTGGTGATTGCGGCCGAATTTTCGGACAAACGCAACAATACCAATGTATTCACCAATAACTACCTGCAATTTGAACTGGCTCCGGGTCTGATTCTAAAAACGTCGGTTGGCGTGAATTACTCGAACAACGTCACGCGGTTGTGGAAATCGTCGAAGGTTGGGCTGGCTACCAGCCGCACGGGTGCTGCAACGGCGGCTTCTACCGAAATCAAAAGCCTGAACTGGCTAAATGAAAACACGATCAATTACCGGCATAAGTTTGGCGGTAAGCACGACATCGATGCCTTAGTGGGCTACACGATCCAGAAAAATTCGGATGAGATTTTACAGGCGGGCGCTACGGGCTTTTCGACGGATTATGTGCCTTATCTGGCCGCTGGTACTGTTTCGACCGGTACGAATTACATCAGCGAATGGGCCATCATGTCGTGGCTGGCGCGGGTGAACTACACCTATGCGGGCAAATATCTGCTAACGGCCACGATTCGACAGGATGGCAGTTCGCGCTTTGGGGCTAAGAATCGCTGGGGCACGTTTCCGTCACTGTCAGCCGCTTATCGTTTGTCGGATGAGCCATTCATGAAATCGGCGAGTTTTATCAGCGACCTGAAAATCAGAGCTAGCTTCGGAGTTTCGGGAAATAACCTGATCCCAAACTATGCCACCCAGGGTTTGCTGGGCGTAGCCCGAACGGTATCGAACGGTCAGATCGTTTCCGGTATCGTACCGACTAGTTTAGCGAACGACCAACTGACCTGGGAACAATCGGTACAATCGAATATAGGGGTGGATCTTTCCCTGTTTAGTAATCGACTCTCGTTTACGGTCGATGCTTATCAGGCCTACAAGAAGAACCTGTTGCTGAACGTAACGCTCCCATCGGCATCTGGCTTCGGCAGTTCGGTTCAGAACATTGGCGAGGTTGAAAACAAGGGCCTTGAGCTAACGATCAACTCGCAGAACATCGGGAAAGGTCCTTTCCAGTGGAACACCGACTTCAACATTAGCTGGAACCGGAATAAAGTGCTGGCTCTCAATTCGGATGCGGCCCGGATTGTTACGTCCGATTATCAGGTAGCCCAGGTTGGCTATCCAATTTCCAGTTTCCGGCTTCTCAACATTCTGGGCGTTTTCCAGACCCAGGAGGAAATCAGTAAAAGCCCCATCCAGAACCCGCGTGTTCAACCCGGCGACTACAAGTACCAGGATGCAGATGGCAATGGCACCATCAATACATCGGACAAAACCATTGTGGGAAACCCCTGGCCCAAATTTACCTGGGGATTAGGCAATCGGTTCAGCTACAAGAATTTCGCACTGAGCGTCAGCCTGAACGGCACTTACGGCAACCAGGTTTATTTCCAGGGGGGCGAAGTCAACCTGAACGGAGCCGGGGTGCAAAACCAGCTGGCAGTCATGGCCGACCGGTGGAAATCGCCCGAAAGTCCAGGGGCCGGTTTATATAGTCGGGCCATTCGGAACGATTACGCCTTTGGCTTCAGCGCCGGTACGACCAAATACCTCTTCGACGGGTCGTTCACCCGCATTCGGGATGTGAATCTGTCCTACACCTTCCCGGCAACGACAATCAGCAAGCTGAAACTTCAGGCGCTTTCAGTCTATGCTGATGTCACGAATCTGTACACGTTCACCAAGTATCCTGGCTATGACCCAGAAGGCAGCACCGGGGGCGATAACCTGGCCAAAAGTGGCGTCGACTTTTTCTCATATCCAAACCCACGGACATATACGCTGGGGCTGCGTGTGACCTTCTAA
- a CDS encoding L-fucose/L-arabinose isomerase family protein, producing the protein MQSQLLNGVAEANEARFAKRKPTRARIGVFGVGYFKYWGQFDGLLDDLLKKQAVFIEKIESQHSVEIVDFGLVDDVTKAYELVPKLNAANLDLIFCDMLTYATSSTFGVIIKSIDTPIVLVALQPDKAMNYSQASTYLQLYNDDICALPEFAGVAVRMGKKVPQMIIGTLYDDPAADAEISEYCRIAAVLHDLKTARIGHIGHPIEAMLDMHSDSTMLTAHFGAHIVQCEAHEIVTQYQQAAEGEIEAVKERILAFFDTPDPVSDPISEKLRDSDLQIAAQAAVALEKFIKAKKLDGLAYYYDGPEESDTRVVMSNLIVGNSLLQGAGFPMCGESDLKTCIAMLIMERLGIGGSFAEFHPVDFKEDFVLVGHDGPHNIAIAEGQPVLRSLKKYHGKPGFGAGVEFKIKEGPITMLSINSTYEGKMKFIIAEGESIAGPIPPTGNTNTRGFFKPDVRTFLKRWINEGPTHHFALGVGHHAETIQKIADYLKIESVIING; encoded by the coding sequence ATGCAGAGCCAATTACTGAACGGAGTAGCAGAAGCCAATGAAGCCAGATTCGCAAAACGAAAACCAACGCGTGCCCGGATTGGGGTGTTTGGTGTGGGGTATTTTAAATACTGGGGACAATTCGATGGATTACTGGACGATTTGCTCAAAAAACAAGCCGTCTTCATCGAGAAAATCGAGTCCCAACACTCGGTGGAGATTGTTGATTTTGGGCTTGTCGACGACGTTACGAAAGCCTATGAGCTTGTTCCGAAGCTTAACGCGGCCAATCTGGACCTGATTTTCTGCGACATGCTCACCTATGCAACCTCAAGTACGTTTGGGGTGATCATCAAAAGCATCGACACGCCTATTGTCCTGGTAGCCCTTCAGCCTGATAAAGCCATGAACTACAGTCAGGCATCGACCTATCTGCAACTGTACAACGACGACATCTGCGCCTTGCCTGAGTTTGCGGGTGTAGCTGTTCGGATGGGCAAAAAAGTGCCTCAAATGATTATTGGTACGCTCTATGACGACCCGGCTGCCGATGCCGAGATCAGTGAATATTGCCGGATTGCGGCTGTTTTGCACGACTTAAAAACGGCCAGAATCGGGCACATTGGTCACCCGATCGAAGCCATGCTGGACATGCACTCCGATTCAACGATGCTGACCGCTCATTTTGGCGCACACATCGTTCAGTGCGAAGCCCACGAAATCGTTACGCAGTATCAACAGGCAGCAGAAGGCGAAATCGAGGCTGTCAAAGAACGCATTCTGGCGTTTTTCGATACCCCCGACCCCGTCTCCGACCCTATCTCCGAAAAGCTGCGGGATTCTGATCTACAGATTGCGGCTCAGGCGGCTGTGGCGTTAGAAAAATTCATTAAGGCCAAAAAGTTAGATGGGCTTGCCTATTACTACGATGGCCCGGAAGAAAGTGACACCCGAGTAGTTATGTCGAACTTGATTGTGGGTAACTCCTTACTTCAGGGCGCGGGTTTCCCGATGTGTGGTGAATCGGATTTGAAAACCTGTATTGCCATGCTCATCATGGAGCGGCTGGGCATTGGCGGAAGTTTCGCCGAGTTTCACCCGGTCGATTTCAAGGAAGACTTTGTACTGGTCGGTCACGATGGCCCCCATAACATCGCCATTGCGGAAGGCCAACCCGTATTACGAAGCCTGAAAAAATACCACGGCAAACCCGGTTTCGGGGCGGGCGTCGAATTCAAAATCAAAGAGGGCCCGATTACGATGCTGAGCATCAACTCGACCTACGAAGGTAAAATGAAATTCATCATTGCCGAAGGAGAGTCGATTGCAGGGCCTATTCCGCCAACGGGCAATACCAATACGCGCGGCTTCTTCAAACCAGATGTTCGTACGTTCCTGAAACGCTGGATCAACGAAGGCCCAACCCATCATTTTGCCCTGGGTGTCGGTCATCATGCCGAAACGATTCAGAAGATCGCCGATTACCTGAAGATCGAATCCGTCATTATCAACGGATAA